tgttaaaatactcaTTTAAATCACCCATATACAATTAATTAGTGGTTCTCATTAAATCCATGGTGATTAATATCCCAAGTCATTGATCTGGACATTCTTTCAGACTTTCAGAGGAAGTGAGCACGGCAGTGTCGGTTTTTATCAGTGCTTTTTTAACACAGGAGTAAAAACTTGACCACTGCTGTCTAGTATTTTGACAGTCCATGTACGCGTCCACTCATGCAGAACTGTAAATGATCACACCACTGTAGACAGCTATGCAGAATGCTGAGGCAGAATCCTAGGTCAGCCTCAAGAAACCTAAACGAgggaatttttatttaaaaattttttttaaaaaagctgtCTCAACTTCCATATCTCTCTGTTGTGTTCCATAGGGAGAAGCTTAAAGAGCTTCTCAACACAAGCAGTATGGAGGTCAGCAGTGGAAGGGACGTATGTTCCATCTCCCAGGCACTCTCCAGCAGCCCCATGACCAACCCAGGCCCTGGACCTCGCTCCTGCCAAGGACCAGGCCCCAGCCCCGGCCCATGTCAGGGCCCTCGCTCATGCCAAGGACCTGGCCCCAGCCCCAGTCCATGCCAAGCCCAACACACATGTCAAGGACCAAGCCCCATCTCTAGCCAATGTCATGGCCCCAGACCGTGTCACGGCCAAGGCTCAGGATCCGGACCGTGCTCAGGCCCCGGACCGTGTGCAGGCTCCGACCAAGGATCCTCTTTCCACTCGCTGCCAGACAGTCTCCTCTCCGGAGGCTCATCGCTCACATCTATTCCTGACAGTCTCAATTCCTCCTCCACAAGCCTGCCTCCTATCCCAGACATCCTCAGCCCCATGCCGGTATATCCTGCTGGGGTGCTGCTGGTATGTAACAGCTGCGTGGCCTACCAGCAGCTAATGGAGTCTCAGTCGCCCATGCGAAAGTGGGCTCTGCGTAGGAAGAACGAGCCCTTGGAGGCTCGCTTGCAGCGTCTAGAGCGTGAGCGCACAGCCAAGAAGACGAAGCGGGCATGTGAAACGGAAGAGGAAAGGGAACTGAGGAGGCTTCGGGACCGCGAGGCCAAGCGCATGCAGAGGATgcaggagacagaggagcagcggGCACGcaggctgcagagagacagggaggccATGCGTGTGAAGAGGGCCAATGAAACGCCTGAAAAAAGGCAAGCCAGGCTGATCCGTGAGAGGGAAGCCAAGAGGATCAAGCGGAGGCTCGAGAAGATCGACCCTTCGTTGAGGACACAGATCGAGCATGACCCCGCCGCTATGGCCGCCCTCACAGCAGACATGAGTCTGTTTCAGTTCCCCTGCCCTATGCCTGTCCCTTCCATTGATAATGGCCTATTTATGAAGCTGCCCTAATGGGACCAGGCCATTAAGGGCAACCTACTGACTGCTGGCAGCGTCACTCACCTCTGCACTCCGCCATCAGGTTGCCATGGTCACAGTGAACCATTCCCAGCTGGTTTACTCCCAGTTTTTTCTGTGTCTAACAACTTCATACACAAACTGCTTTgttaaatacaacaaaaaactacttttaatttattatagTCTAGAAGACCTTCAGAACAGGGTTAagaatgtttcatttttcattgtatGGATGATGATATAAAAGCATGTTGTAAAGAGATTTATCTGTTTGTCCGTGGACTAGCAGATTTAACACAGCTCATTATGGTAGGAGCAGTTACACACTTCCTTTTGAGGAGGGATATCTTTTGCACATGGGCCTTCAGTGATGGGAGTGGGGACTTTGTAGCCACAGCCCCCTCCTCTCTGGCCCACTCCGCCAGCCCAGTGATTCGGTTTACTGGTAGCTACACCTCTCTTCAAGCTGCCAACGTGGGTCCCTGGGAAGATCATATTCACTCAAACTACTACCTCACTCGGGGCCGCGGTCGTGCCCTCTGTCCTGTGGCTTACTGCGTTCCAACTCCAAGCTTCCAAAGCTCTACATGTACTGTACACTTCTACAGAAGATGCGGGTTGTTTGCCATGGTTTCTGTTTGCATTTATCACTCAGGCACTTTAATAGGACAAAAACATTCACTGGAACGTTTAATATACAAATACACTGATATCACAGGTATTGGCGAAGTtcgattaaaatatttttcctaTCATTCCGAATGTTTTGTCCTATTGAACAAGCCGTGTCGAGCAACATTCCCCCTCATATCCCTCATTTCATAGTTTGGACAACTTAACGCATACTGCCTTTTTACACTTTTGCCAGTATTTGACTTCTTTTCTCTCATTGTTACACTCTTACAAGCTACGTCGGTGTCAttctgttgtatttattttctgttgcagagcattttgttttgctcatgaAAACCCAGTCTGTGCTGctgttactgtactgtacaaTACATTAGTTACCTCTTATATATTTTGGGCTCATCACATTGAGGAGTATTGTGTTAGAAAGTGTTGCATTATCACAATTAAACAGTCCTGAATATGTTTTATTCTTCTAGATGCCAGAATTTGCCATATTACTCCATATTACTGGAATTATGCCCACAAAGAAGCATGCGTTTCTCATTTTGAATCATTTTGAAGAGtgtaaaattgttttgttaCTGTTAAATTGAGAATCATACCCTTGTTCAGGCAATCTGTGTGGCATTCCAAATGCATCGTAGTCAGTTCCACAGAGACTGCAGTACCTCCAAATGAATTAAATTTTTACCAGTTACATGATGCAGTCTTTAGGATCCAGTGGGTATGTTTTGTTACTCA
This DNA window, taken from Myripristis murdjan chromosome 3, fMyrMur1.1, whole genome shotgun sequence, encodes the following:
- the znf821 gene encoding zinc finger protein 821 isoform X1; protein product: MHFLRVLPLSTDPTSTRPFHTSGITGLQHTINMDGRDEFTEDSECHSNNSQELQGQDSISEDSDSDPDNHGEDSSSNTSADDHMTTKRSQCRLQGAGVKEESEEGADQSNNFVCPLCTLDFSSPEKLISHVYQHTTMMSNTKSYVCPVCGRALSSPGSLGRHLLIHSEDRLSNCAVCGAHFTDTNNFNREKLKELLNTSSMEVSSGRDVCSISQALSSSPMTNPGPGPRSCQGPGPSPGPCQGPRSCQGPGPSPSPCQAQHTCQGPSPISSQCHGPRPCHGQGSGSGPCSGPGPCAGSDQGSSFHSLPDSLLSGGSSLTSIPDSLNSSSTSLPPIPDILSPMPVYPAGVLLVCNSCVAYQQLMESQSPMRKWALRRKNEPLEARLQRLERERTAKKTKRACETEEERELRRLRDREAKRMQRMQETEEQRARRLQRDREAMRVKRANETPEKRQARLIREREAKRIKRRLEKIDPSLRTQIEHDPAAMAALTADMSLFQFPCPMPVPSIDNGLFMKLP
- the znf821 gene encoding zinc finger protein 821 isoform X7, whose product is MTTKRSQCRLQGAGVKEESEEGADQSNNFVCPLCTLDFSSPEKLISHVYQHTTMMSNTKSYVCPVCGRALSSPGSLGRHLLIHSEDRLSNCAVCGAHFTDTNNFNREKLKELLNTSSMEVSSGRDVCSISQALSSSPMTNPGPGPRSCQGPGPSPGPCQGPRSCQGPGPSPSPCQAQHTCQGPSPISSQCHGPRPCHGQGSGSGPCSGPGPCAGSDQGSSFHSLPDSLLSGGSSLTSIPDSLNSSSTSLPPIPDILSPMPVYPAGVLLVCNSCVAYQQLMESQSPMRKWALRRKNEPLEARLQRLERERTAKKTKRACETEEERELRRLRDREAKRMQRMQETEEQRARRLQRDREAMRVKRANETPEKRQARLIREREAKRIKRRLEKIDPSLRTQIEHDPAAMAALTADMSLFQFPCPMPVPSIDNGLFMKLP
- the znf821 gene encoding zinc finger protein 821 isoform X5 encodes the protein MRGLGSGPFHTSGITGLQHTINMDGRDEFTEDSECHSNNSQELQGQDSISEDSDSDPDNHGEDSSSNTSADDHMTTKRSQCRLQGAGVKEESEEGADQSNNFVCPLCTLDFSSPEKLISHVYQHTTMMSNTKSYVCPVCGRALSSPGSLGRHLLIHSEDRLSNCAVCGAHFTDTNNFNREKLKELLNTSSMEVSSGRDVCSISQALSSSPMTNPGPGPRSCQGPGPSPGPCQGPRSCQGPGPSPSPCQAQHTCQGPSPISSQCHGPRPCHGQGSGSGPCSGPGPCAGSDQGSSFHSLPDSLLSGGSSLTSIPDSLNSSSTSLPPIPDILSPMPVYPAGVLLVCNSCVAYQQLMESQSPMRKWALRRKNEPLEARLQRLERERTAKKTKRACETEEERELRRLRDREAKRMQRMQETEEQRARRLQRDREAMRVKRANETPEKRQARLIREREAKRIKRRLEKIDPSLRTQIEHDPAAMAALTADMSLFQFPCPMPVPSIDNGLFMKLP
- the znf821 gene encoding zinc finger protein 821 isoform X2 gives rise to the protein MHFLRVLPLSTDPTSTRPFHTSGITGLQHTINMDGRDEFTEDSECHSNNSQELQGQDSISDSDSDPDNHGEDSSSNTSADDHMTTKRSQCRLQGAGVKEESEEGADQSNNFVCPLCTLDFSSPEKLISHVYQHTTMMSNTKSYVCPVCGRALSSPGSLGRHLLIHSEDRLSNCAVCGAHFTDTNNFNREKLKELLNTSSMEVSSGRDVCSISQALSSSPMTNPGPGPRSCQGPGPSPGPCQGPRSCQGPGPSPSPCQAQHTCQGPSPISSQCHGPRPCHGQGSGSGPCSGPGPCAGSDQGSSFHSLPDSLLSGGSSLTSIPDSLNSSSTSLPPIPDILSPMPVYPAGVLLVCNSCVAYQQLMESQSPMRKWALRRKNEPLEARLQRLERERTAKKTKRACETEEERELRRLRDREAKRMQRMQETEEQRARRLQRDREAMRVKRANETPEKRQARLIREREAKRIKRRLEKIDPSLRTQIEHDPAAMAALTADMSLFQFPCPMPVPSIDNGLFMKLP
- the znf821 gene encoding zinc finger protein 821 isoform X4 — encoded protein: MPLDNMGPFHTSGITGLQHTINMDGRDEFTEDSECHSNNSQELQGQDSISEDSDSDPDNHGEDSSSNTSADDHMTTKRSQCRLQGAGVKEESEEGADQSNNFVCPLCTLDFSSPEKLISHVYQHTTMMSNTKSYVCPVCGRALSSPGSLGRHLLIHSEDRLSNCAVCGAHFTDTNNFNREKLKELLNTSSMEVSSGRDVCSISQALSSSPMTNPGPGPRSCQGPGPSPGPCQGPRSCQGPGPSPSPCQAQHTCQGPSPISSQCHGPRPCHGQGSGSGPCSGPGPCAGSDQGSSFHSLPDSLLSGGSSLTSIPDSLNSSSTSLPPIPDILSPMPVYPAGVLLVCNSCVAYQQLMESQSPMRKWALRRKNEPLEARLQRLERERTAKKTKRACETEEERELRRLRDREAKRMQRMQETEEQRARRLQRDREAMRVKRANETPEKRQARLIREREAKRIKRRLEKIDPSLRTQIEHDPAAMAALTADMSLFQFPCPMPVPSIDNGLFMKLP
- the znf821 gene encoding zinc finger protein 821 isoform X3, with protein sequence MSRRKQTNPFKVNWPFHTSGITGLQHTINMDGRDEFTEDSECHSNNSQELQGQDSISEDSDSDPDNHGEDSSSNTSADDHMTTKRSQCRLQGAGVKEESEEGADQSNNFVCPLCTLDFSSPEKLISHVYQHTTMMSNTKSYVCPVCGRALSSPGSLGRHLLIHSEDRLSNCAVCGAHFTDTNNFNREKLKELLNTSSMEVSSGRDVCSISQALSSSPMTNPGPGPRSCQGPGPSPGPCQGPRSCQGPGPSPSPCQAQHTCQGPSPISSQCHGPRPCHGQGSGSGPCSGPGPCAGSDQGSSFHSLPDSLLSGGSSLTSIPDSLNSSSTSLPPIPDILSPMPVYPAGVLLVCNSCVAYQQLMESQSPMRKWALRRKNEPLEARLQRLERERTAKKTKRACETEEERELRRLRDREAKRMQRMQETEEQRARRLQRDREAMRVKRANETPEKRQARLIREREAKRIKRRLEKIDPSLRTQIEHDPAAMAALTADMSLFQFPCPMPVPSIDNGLFMKLP
- the znf821 gene encoding zinc finger protein 821 isoform X6; its protein translation is MDGRDEFTEDSECHSNNSQELQGQDSISEDSDSDPDNHGEDSSSNTSADDHMTTKRSQCRLQGAGVKEESEEGADQSNNFVCPLCTLDFSSPEKLISHVYQHTTMMSNTKSYVCPVCGRALSSPGSLGRHLLIHSEDRLSNCAVCGAHFTDTNNFNREKLKELLNTSSMEVSSGRDVCSISQALSSSPMTNPGPGPRSCQGPGPSPGPCQGPRSCQGPGPSPSPCQAQHTCQGPSPISSQCHGPRPCHGQGSGSGPCSGPGPCAGSDQGSSFHSLPDSLLSGGSSLTSIPDSLNSSSTSLPPIPDILSPMPVYPAGVLLVCNSCVAYQQLMESQSPMRKWALRRKNEPLEARLQRLERERTAKKTKRACETEEERELRRLRDREAKRMQRMQETEEQRARRLQRDREAMRVKRANETPEKRQARLIREREAKRIKRRLEKIDPSLRTQIEHDPAAMAALTADMSLFQFPCPMPVPSIDNGLFMKLP